In the Myxocyprinus asiaticus isolate MX2 ecotype Aquarium Trade chromosome 31, UBuf_Myxa_2, whole genome shotgun sequence genome, catCTCTTGTTCTGGTTGGCGACATTTCTGTTAAAGGTTAAGCCAGGCCCTGAAGGTGTTGCAAAAGACAAAGTAAATAATTGGATCCAAGGAGGCATTTAGTACTGCAAGCAGAACAGTTATCTCTTTCAGGATGTAAAATGTCTGTGCAGATGCACAGTCTTGCAGCAAGGGTTTGAAGGTGTAAGCCAGTCTCACCAAGTGATAGGGCACAAAGCACACACAGAAAATGGTCACTAACACCAGCATGTTACGCTTAGACTTGCTAAGCTTGGTGCTGCCAGTCAGTGCTGGCATCGTGTGCTGAGCTTGTTGAAGCCTCTGTATAGTCCACCAATAAAGCAGAACCAGAGATACCagcacaaacagaaacagaaaaaaagaaacaacatgCATGACCAGATAGATCTGTTTGAGCAAGTCACTATGAAAGATGTCACAATCGAAACCAATGTGGGTAGAATTGTTTTTATCAGCACTGTGGGAACTGATGAAAACAACAATGTAGACACAAACAGCACACAGCAGGACAGCCCAGGTCACAAGGCAGATGTAGCGGCTCGAGCGGACTGTTTGCAACGTGTACGTTTCCATTGGCTTTACAATCCTCAAGTATCTGAAATGAAGCAGCAGTGATTAATGAAATAAAGTGAagacttttgaaaaaaattttcattttataattcTCAGGCAACAATGTAATTTGTGCCCCATTTGTGTCCTTTTTTGACTAtgttttaaatagattttaacatttgtaataaataatgcaaaatataaattttatcaaACTGGACACTAAAATTCATTCAGCTGTGAAACCATTTGTAGATGAACCCGGATGGCAAATTCACAGTAGGTTCCCTCGAGAATTGTCCTATggatttttataatggggtttttcagtTTATGAGAGGTCTGCTGTGGATGCTGTGTCaggttaaacgtagtttgaaacttagaaataTACGTCTTGAGACCTTTGCACTCAGAGTATTGCTCCAtttagctgtgtttgaatgcaagaca is a window encoding:
- the LOC127421805 gene encoding G-protein coupled receptor 87-like, translated to MNITNSTEGPCEMPARPFFICIYTLIFLASLVLNSITIHVYFCKSTIESSITVYLKNLAVADLFVCLCLLLRIFKYAYSSVEIQRIYCNFGAPASYLNMYCSIFFMGYIAVNRYLRIVKPMETYTLQTVRSSRYICLVTWAVLLCAVCVYIVVFISSHSADKNNSTHIGFDCDIFHSDLLKQIYLVMHVVSFFLFLFVLVSLVLLYWWTIQRLQQAQHTMPALTGSTKLSKSKRNMLVLVTIFCVCFVPYHLVRLAYTFKPLLQDCASAQTFYILKEITVLLAVLNASLDPIIYFVFCNTFRAWLNL